The following proteins are encoded in a genomic region of Amphiura filiformis chromosome 18, Afil_fr2py, whole genome shotgun sequence:
- the LOC140139551 gene encoding uncharacterized protein, whose translation MQEYISTLQEERDKAIDDLQKCKFSVSIIKEDDSRCQFYTGLSWDVFLSTFHFTCNHVQGKTKDSLPFIDQFFLTLVKLRLDLPFELIAHLTGCGDQTISDYFWKWVDVLFAKLQFLVKQPDREAIIMTLPPEFKAKFPRLTNIIDCFEIFIDMPGELLARQQTYSNYKKHTTVKVLIACSPLGAVTFLSLAWGGRVSDVELVRKSGFISPHRHQPGDQILADRGFPLQDDFAVHCSAELVVPSFTKGKSQLSSEDVETSREKSSIRIHVERVIGLLKKRYTILKGTLPIQMIKSLKDEADRADLASIDRLLTVCAALVNLGSSIVFKG comes from the coding sequence ATGCAAGAGTACATCAGCACCTTACAGGAAGAGCGTGACAAGGCCATCGATGACTTGCAGAAGTGCAAATTTTCAGTTTCAATTATTAAAGAAGATGATAGTCGCTGCCAATTTTACACAGGTCTTTCTTGGGATGTTTTTTTATCAACTTTCCACTTTACTTGTAACCATGTACAGGGCAAAACAAAGGATAGTTTGCCTTTTATTGATCAATTCTTTCTGACACTTGTCAAATTAAGACTTGATTTACCATTTGAATTAATTGCTCATCTTACCGGTTGCGGAGACCAAACAATTAGTGACTACTTTTGGAAGTGGGTAGATGTTTTATTTGCAAAGCTTCAATTTCTAGTAAAACAGCCTGATAGAGAAGCCATCATCATGACTTTACCACCAGAATTTAAGGCAAAATTTCCACGACTTACAAATATTATAGACTGCTTCGAAATTTTTATTGACATGCCTGGAGAACTTCTTGCTCGTCAGCAGACATATTCAAATTACAAGAAACATACAACAGTTAAAGTTTTAATTGCATGTAGCCCTCTTGGAGCTGTAACATTTTTATCCTTGGCGTGGGGTGGACGTGTTTCTGATGTTGAACTGGTTAGAAAATCAGGATTTATAAGCCCCCATAGACACCAACCTGGTGATCAAATCCTTGCGGACAGAGGGTTCCCCTTGCAAGATGATTTTGCAGTACACTGTAGTGCCGAGCTAGTCGTCCCATCATTTACAAAAGGCAAGTCTCAACTCTCATCAGAAGACGTAGAAACCTCAAGAGAGAAATCTTCCATCAGGATCCATGTGGAGAGAGTAATTGGTCTTCTTAAGAAGAGATACACAATATTGAAAGGAACCCTTCCCATCCAAATGATCAAGTCTCTGAAGGATGAGGCAGACAGGGCAGATCTTGCCAGTATAGACCGACTACTAACAGTTTGTGCTGCGCTAGTTAACCTTGGAAGCAGCATTGTCTTCAAGGGATGA